CAGCATCGCATGTTCATTTGCCAGCTTGATAATGGAAAGGCCTATCTATGCCTAGATATTAACCACGCCATCTTTGACGCCCACTCTCGCGGCGTCATCTTGCGCGACTTGCAAAGTGCATACAGTGCCAACCTTAATCCAGACAGCGGGCGGTTCCGAGATGTCGTTTCGTATCTAACCCAACAGGAACAGGAGGAGACGCATGCTTACTGGGCAAGGTACCTTGATGGCGTCGAGCCATGCTTTTTCTCTTCGATGGCAGAGCCTCAAGATGTATGCTACAGAGATGGAACAGTGCATGTGCCTGACATTGACGCAAATGCCGTCCATACATTTTGCCAGACATGGGACATCACCATAGCTACTATCATACAGACAGCATGGGCCCTGGTCCTAAGCCGATACACTGGAGCGACGACCCCGTGCTTTGGAAATCTCTCCTCGAGACGGGACTTGCCGGTCGAGGATGTCGCCAATATCTTTGGCCCGCTTATTACAACGATTGCATGCAGAGTGCAGCTGGATGAACATAAGACTGTGATGGATGTGCTGAGGGCAGTGCAGAGCGACTATACAAACAGCCTGCCGCATCAGAACATCTCTCTCGCGAGCGTGCACAGCATGCTTGGGCTGGGGGCGAACGCTTTGTTCAACACAATCCTATCGCTTCAACGGATCGATGACACAATGGCTGTTAACGATTCTGAGATTGATTTCCGCGGTCAGAGCGGATCGGATCCGACTGAGGTGAGTTCATGTATGAGCGGTGATGCATGGCCCCTTACTAACCTGCTGGATGTAGTATGCTATTAACATAGGGGCTGGATACAATCGCTCTGTGATGGAGATCGAAATCCATTATCAGACCCGCTGCATTGACGATGCCCAAGCCGCCAATCTTGCAGAGAGCTTGAGCCAAGCGATCTATGGCATCATCACAAAAACGACATCCACGATAGGCGACCTGCAGATCCTCTCAAAGagacagcagcaacagcTGTGGAAGTGGAATGGAGAGGTTCCTCCGGTGGTGGAGCGGTGCGTGCACGAGCTGTTTGTGGAGCAGGCGCGGGCACGACCTGACGCGGCGGCCATCTGCGCGTGGGACGGCGAGATGAAGTACGGCGAGCTGGACGAGCTGTCGTCCAGGCTGGCCGGCTACCTAGTGGGTTTGGGCGTCGGGCCCGAAGCCATTGTTCCTCTGTGCTTCGAGAAGTCGATGTGGACGGTGGTGGCCATGCTGGCAGTGCTCAAGGCTGGCGGCGCCTTCGCTCCCCTAGACCCAGAACACCCAGCAAGTCGGCACGAGGAGATCTTCCGGCAGACTGGCGCCAGAGTGGTGCTTGCTTCGGCACAGCACTCGACGCTCTGCAGCGGCGGCAACCGCACCGTCGTGGTGGTCAGCGAGGCTGCCATGCGTGAGCTGCCCAGCGAGGCCAGCGAGGCCAGCACAACCGACAAAAGGACGACAACTCGCACAAAGGCACAGCCAGACAACCCTGCCTATGTGCTGTTCACGTCTGGGAGCACGGGAAAGCCCAAGGGCGTGGTGATTGAGCACAGGGCAATATTGACCAGCTGCTTGGGTCACGGAAAAGCCTATAACCTTACAAGCGACTCGCGCTTTCTCCAATTCTCTTCTTACACGTTCGACGTTAGCATTACCGAGATATGGACTACGCTTCTAATGGGTGGCTGTACTTGCGTCCCATCAGAAAGCGACAAGAAAGATGATCTTTTGAAAGCAATAAATGCTCTGGACGCGAATTGGGCACACCTCACGCCTACTGTTGCGAAGCTTCTCGATCCAGAGCGCATCCCGGGATTACAAAATCTTATCCTCGGAGCAGAACTTGTAACAGATCACGACTGGAACAGATGGAGCCCTTATGCCCGTCAGATAACTACATATGGTCCTACTGAGTGTTGCGTTCTTTGCACTTTCTACTCCGGTACTCTTGGCTTTTACACAGGCTTGCTCGGCAAGTCTGTTGCGTCGGTCAGCTGGGTGGTGGACCCCAACGACCACCACAAGCTGGCTCCCCTGGGCGCGGTGGGTGAGCTGCTCGTTGAGGGACCGATCCTGGCGCGCGGCTACCTGAACGACGCAGAGAAGACGGCGGCCGCGTTCATCGACGACCCGGCCTGGCTGCTGGAGGGATGCGACCAGCACGCGGGCCGGCGCGGCCGGCTGTACAAGACCGGCGACCTCGTCTACTACAATGCAGACGGCAATCTAGTGTACGTCAACCGCAAAGATGCGCAGGTCAAGGTACGCGGGCAGCGGGTGGAGCTTGGGGAGATTGAGCACCACGTGCGCGAGTGCATGCCGGAAGTAGGACGTATGGCAGTAGAAGTGATCATGCCGGGAGACGACAAAGACAAGGCGACGGTGGCTGTCTTTGTGGAAcagaaagaggaagaggtttCCGATGGAGACGGCTCCTCTGCACGCGTTTTCTTCCCCTCCCAGGTGGACAGCCAGCTCAGCGAGCGGCTGCCTAGCTACATGGTACCCGGAGTCTACTTTTCAGTCGCGCAGCTTCCCATGACAACGTCGGGTAAGACAGACCGCAAGCGGCTGCGCGAGATTGGGGCTACATTCTCAGCCCAGCAGCTGGCGGAGCTGCGCACGCGCAGCCAGGGACCAAAGCGGCAGCCGTCgacagacaaggagaaggcaatGCAGCAGCTGTGGGCGCAGGTGCTCAACATCGACGCAGACAGCATCGGGCTGGACGACAGCTTCTTCCGCCTGGGCGGCGACTCGATCACAGCCATGCAGGTCTCTTCGACCGCGCGGTCGCTCCAAATCTCAGTCACTACAGCCGATATCCTCGAACAGAAAACCATTTCCCGTTTGGCTCACCGCATGTCGCGGAATCACTTCTCTTCCAATCTTGTGATGGAAGACCCAGTGAACAGGCACTTTAGTCTGACGCCGATTCAGGAGCTATATCTCCGGCTCGAGAGCACTGGCAGCGCTTGCTTTGACCAGAGCTTTTTCCTAGAGCTCAGCAGCTTGACAAACCTCGAATCGCTGCGCGCAGCGTTCAAAACCCTTGTTCGACGGCATTCCATGCTCCGAGCTTTGTTCAGCCAGACGGCTGGAGGTAGGTGGCAGCAACATATATCCGATCGCGGTAGTGCCTCCTTTACGGTGGACTATGTGCGGTGCATCGACAGCAAGGACGTTAGTGAAGCGATCCGACAGAGCCGAGACGGGCTGGATGTACAGAATGGTCCTGTGCTGGCAGCAGTCCTGTGCGATCAGGGTCAGCGCCAACTGCTGTTTATCGCCATTCACCACTTGGTGATCGATCTGGTTTCGTGGCGTGTGCTTCTCGAAGAGTTGGAGGACCTGCTTCTCTCGCGGAAGCTTCCCGCTGTGCCCGCCGTCCCCTTTCAAGCCTGGCAGGCTCTCCAAACGGAACATGCTACCAAGCACAAATGCCCTAGTGGCGTGGCTCAAGACGAGGTGGCTTCTGGGGAGTCACTGTCCTACTGGGGCATAGAACCTGATGCTGTCAAACGCGGGAGTGTGGTATCGAAACAGTTTGCACTCAACGAACAGACAACCTCGGCCCTGCTCGGACCCTGCAACGATGTATTTCAGACGCGTCCTGTGGAGCTTATGCTTGCCGCTCTAGCTCATTCTTTTGCTATTGCCTTCTCCGACCGAGCTCCGCCCACCATCTTTAACGAGAGCCACGGCCGCGAGCCTTGGGATGCCGGCATTGATCTCTCTCGCACTGTGGGATGGTTCACGAGCATGCTCCCCATTCAGGTGCCGAGTCACACCAGAGGCGACCTGCTTGAGGTCATCCGGCACACCAAAGATGGCATGCGCAAGTTCCCTGACAACGGCCGATCCTATTTTGCCTCGCGGTTTGCCGATGCTGACACTTCGGATGTGTTCGCGTCCATGTTCCCTGTGGAAGTAATATTCAATTATCAAGGCGTGTACCAGCAGCTCGAGCGCACAGACTCGCTGTTCAAAACCCTGCCAGCTCCGGACGGATGTGAGCCAGCATCGATGTTAGAGGCCCCGAGGTTCGCTTTGTTCGACGTATCTGCGGTTGTCGAAAAGGGGCGCATGCACGTGACTGTTACAAGCGACAGCAAAGCGAAGCGCCAGCAGCAAGTAGCCAACTGGATCGAGCGCTACGAGATGGCCCTGGTTGAGATGGCGACTCTCCTGCAGAAGAAGCATAAGCAATGGACGCTGAGCGACCTGCCACTCGCGTTCAAAACCTACGAAGATCTGGACAGCTTCCAGAACGATACACTTGCAGAGCTTGGCGTCCAACCTGAAGAGGTCGAGGACGTCTTTCCGTGTCTGCCCATGCAGGAGGGGATCCTCATCAGCCAGAGCAGAGATCCAGATGCATATCGGGTATCGTCTATCTTTGAAGTCATACCGACGCAGCAAAACCAGGTCAATTGCACTCGGCTGCAGCAAGCTTGGGAGGCTGTGGTACGCCGGCATTCGCTATTGCGGGCACTGCTGGTCGATAACGTGCCTGGAAGTTTAGGAACCACGAACGTAGTGCTGAAAGATCCACAACCCAGCATATCATTCTTCCGAGCAGCGGGAGACACAGCAACTCTTGCCATGTTCCGCGCCCACCAGGACACTTTAGCTCAGCAAGACAGTGGCCTGCAGCATCGCATGTTCATTTGCCAGCTTGATAATGGAAAGGCCTATCTATGCCTAGATATTAACCACGCCATCTTTGACGCCCACTCTCGCGGCGTCATCTTGCGCGACTTGCAAAGTGCATACAGTGCCAACCTTAATCCAGACAGCGGGCGGTTCCGAGATGTCGTTTCGTATCTAACCCAACAGGAACAGGAGGAGACGCATGCTTACTGGGCAAGGTACCTTGATGGCGTCGAGCCATGCTTTTTCTCTTCGATGGCAGAGCCTCAAGATGTATGCTACAGAGATGGAACAGTGCATGTGCCTGACATTGACGCAAATGCCGTCCATACATTTTGCCAGACATGGGACATCACCATAGCTACTATCATACAGACAGCATGGGCCCTGGTCCTAAGCCGATACACTGGAGCGACGACCCCGTGCTTTGGAAATCTCTCCTCGAGACGGGACTTGCCGGTCGAGGATGTCGCCAATATCTTTGGCCCGCTTATTACAACGATTGCATGCAGAGTGCAGCTGGATGAACATAAGACTGTGATGGATGTGCTGAGGGCAGTGCAGAGCGACTATACAAACAGCCTGCCGCATCAGAACATCTCTCTCGCGAGCGTGCACAGCATGCTTGGGCTGGGGGCGAACGCTTTGTTCAACACAATCCTATCGCTTCAACGGATCGATGACACAATGGCTGTTAACGATTCTGAGATTGATTTCCGCGGTCAGAGCGGATCGGATCCGACTGAGGTGAGTTCATGTATGAGCGGTGATGCATGGCCCCTTACTAACCTGCTGGATGTAGTATGCTATTAACATAGGGGCTGGATACAATCGCTCTGTGATGGAGATCGAAATCCATTATCAGACCCGCTGCATTGACGATGCCCAAGCCGCCAATCTTGCAGAGAGCTTGAGCCAAGCGATCTATGGCATCATCACAAAAACGACATCCACGATAGGCGACCTGCAGATCCTCTCAAAGagacagcagcaacagcTGTGGAAGTGGAATGGAGAGGTTCCTCCGGTGGTGGAGCGGTGCGTGCACGAGCTGTTTGTGGAGCAGGCGCGGGCACGACCTGACGCGGCGGCCATCTGCGCGTGGGACGGCGAGATGAAGTACGGCGAGCTGGACGAGCTGTCGTCCAGGCTGGCCGGCTACCTAGTGGGTTTGGGCGTCGGGCCCGAAGCCATTGTTCCTCTGTGCTTCGAGAAGTCGATGTGGACGGTGGTGGCCATGCTGGCAGTGCTCAAGGCTGGCGGCGCCTTCGCTCCCCTAGACCCAGAACACCCAGCAAGTCGGCACGAGGAGATCTTCCGGCAGACTGGCGCCAGAGTGGTGCTTGCTTCGGCACAGCACTCGACGCTCTGCAGCGGCGGCAACCGCACCGTCGTGGTGGTCAGCAAGGCCTCTTTCGATAGACTGTCAAGCGCAAGCGACAAGGCCAACGTGATATCGAAGCCAAGTAGTATTGCGTACGTCATGTTCACTTCAGGCAGCACAGGAACACCCAAAGGAGTCGTCCTAGAACACAGAGCAATTTCAACAAGCTGTCTCACCCATGGAGAGGCGTTTGGCTTCTCGCCTAGCACTCGAAGCCTTCAGTTTGCTGCCTACACCTTTGACGCGTGCATCACGGAGATCATCACGGCCCTTTTGTTTGGCGCATGCATTTGCGTTCCCTCCGAGCTGGACAGACGCAACGACTTGTCGAACATTTCAAACACCTTGAAAGTAAGTTGGGCATTGCTTACGCCAACGGTTGCACGAACACTTGACCCCAAAACAATTCCATCGCTCAGAACCTTGGTACTTGGGGGTGAGCAGGTGAGCCGCGTTGACTGGGAAAGGTGGAGTCATCTTGAAAAGCAGATCAATACGTATGGTCCTACAGAATGCAGCGTTTGGTGCACATCACACTCTAATGTTGCTGGTTTCACGTCAGGAACGATTGGAAAGTTGATTGCTTCTGTGGGCTGGGTGGTGGATCCAAACGACCACAACAGGCTTGCGCCGCTCGGGTCGGTGGGCGAGCTGCTCGTTGAGGGACCGATCCTGGCACGCGGCTACCTGAACGACGCAGAGAAGACGGCGGCCGCGTTCATCGACGACCCGGCCTGGCTGCTGGAAGGCTCCAAAGAGCACGCGGGCCGGCACGCGGGCCGGCACGGCCGGCTGTACAAGACCGGCGACCTGGTGCACTACGATGCAGACGGCAATCTAGTGTACGTAGGGCGCAAGGACGGGCAGGTCAAGGTACGCGGGCAGCGGGTGGAGCTTGGGGAGATTGAGCACCACGTGCGCGAGTGCATGCCGGAAGTAGGACGTATGGCAGTAGAAGTGATCATGCCGGGAGACGACAAAGACAAGGCGACGGTGGCTGTCTTTGTGGAACAGAAAGAGCCGATTCAGGAAGGCGAGTCTACGCCGCCAAAGATGAAGGGCTCTGCTATGCTGGTTAGAGCGCGGACGCGTGAGGAGGTAGTTGAGCGGCTTAAGAACGATATCTATGTTTCCGAAGGCGTGTGGGACTGGGACAAAGCGCAAATCTTTCCATTCAAGAGCACGCTGAGGAAGGCATTGTAGGATCGTTGCAGCCAAGGCGTCGGTTCTAAGGCCATACAACTCTAAAGGTGGTGAGATATAGACCAGCAGACAGAATGAACATACGTTCGTATCCAAAGTGTACTTGACGGACTAAAATAAGCACGTGAATTCATGCTAGGTTTACGATTTAACACGATCCCTCAGGACACAGTAACCACTACAGCTCACCTGATATCTGAAAAATCGACGACCATATATTTAGAATGCAGTTGCGCTGGCGTGACGGGACGCTACGATCAAGTATTCAAGAGCGTAGTTGCTCAAGCATCGATTACTGTGTCCGTGGACTGAACGTCTATAGGGCACTGACTACCTCAAACCCCAACACGACACAGCTCCGTCACTACGAGTCTAATGAACAGTGCAACTGAAGCTGCATAAGACTGAAGAACTAGAGAAAGCCAGATACATATCTACCAAGACGGATGGACTGAATAATGCTAGGCAGTCCACATGGCCACGGAGATATCAAGCCGTACCGGTACCGGTAGTGTTTCTAACCCCATCTCTGTAAATTTGAGGCCGCCAGCCGCTGGATTGGCTGGTGCAATCTTGAATCCAGTCTGTTTGACTGACAGGACTCCCACATAGCTACATGGTAGTAAGTTGAAAAGTAGCTTGCAAGGAGTTAGACTCAAGGGGATGTAGCTGATAGCAGGGGCGGGTAAAATAGGCCTGTATTTGGCAAAGAACTGGCTATCTGCTTATGCAGTTATTTATCTACTCGCCGGTTAGAGATTTATTGGTAGGGACCTGACCGCTGTTCGAGCGAATCGCAGATTCCGGGTGCATAGGACCTCACCCAGAATCTGAGACTTACCGAGACAATACCAAAGTACATTCAGTCCGTTACAATGTCAGGGTAGCTGGTTCGGTTTGTTATATTAGTACAGTCCTGAATAGTCAACTCGCCACTGAGACTGCCCGGAAACAGGCCTGCTATCTTCACCCTGGAGCCATTCCTAGataacgtgtccgtgcacgCCGAACACTATCTTAGCGATCTCAAAAATGAGGCTGTACAACGCCACATAATAGCTCAATATTAATAAAAACGTAGTATAGCAGTAATcagatgcttgcgatcaacttgtactatctatatttttgtgggaggttgacgttgcggccacgtgatgtgacTTGGGCTGGAGTAGCAGATAGCTCATCTCGAGCTTGAACACCAGCGTGAGCAGCGCCagcgcgtttttgacgcttgttaCTTGGTGAGAGTACTTGTGAGGCTTTACGCTTGCGTTTTTGAGCTTGTTGGATATATtttttctggtgttgagcttcaactttgcgcgcgcgttcagctgctttctcagctcgctcaacctccctcatctccttgagcctctgcctctctacacgcttctcctcgagctcaacttgacgctgcagttgaGCCTCCTtacgctgcttcttggcccatgctttttggagtttctcctccgtctcatctcgctcccgtactgcttctctagctcgagcctcacgcaacttgcgaggagaccagaagacagagccaccgtgacactcctggcgctgttgaaggtcaagagctttgcccttcttcctgtgcttctttttgtgttgaagagcctcctttaagccctcattctcatgctttaaaagctcatTCTGAACAGAGAGATGGTGGACGCTTGAacgcagctttcttgcctcatactgatggctatcagTGACAGCAGCTCGAACTAATCGATCTATCTTTCTCCAatcatgatcagagagccctaatgatgagcttctctcagcttctggcgtgctggcaaatctacgaaggataacgttggcatctatcggccagatcccagtaacttcgaaggccttcaatataAGGTtctctgtgaaggaggatatccatgcgctccagaagagtgggaagaagtctcctttcttgattgggacgaggccttgagccttatggagatGATTGATGAGCTCGTtggagtaggcttgagagagtggcttaAATAGCACTACATcgagcggctggagcgtgtgagtcgaatggggaggaaggatcatgaggagaatcctatggcgatcgcagtatttgataaactccatcgtgacatgagatccatggccatcaaggatgagtaatctccatctccctgatcgctgctttgtacagcgatcaaacacctgctcaAGCCAAGCTAGACCAATGTTATtgtttgaccagcctgtcggagatgatgagacaaagatatcatgttctcctgccttaaTATCCTCTACCCAACTTGATCGTATAGCTCCTTTCGCAGATGCGTAGATGAGGCTTGGgggcagcgagctcccatcggcgcagcagcaggccaggactgtcagaaactcgcgtgatccatcctggaaagatgctcgaacctccttcttctcccattgacgcctgctgaatattctcttgcttctgcctatcaagccaatcaagaagcccttctcatccatattgtatatatctcgagcctcaaggtggtattcggtgatctttcgatgcagcagctcgaagtagagtctatactttgactcagaatcagccaggtggcgcgtacgatccatggcgctggtccactttgagatgagatggatctcgtgtcggttgatgaagcgagtaacccagctctcgctgagctgctgatgggctacttctgatgagaaattcctgatcatctctcttgtagGAGGAAGGCCTCTCTCTGTGAGCGTTTTgatatatctcacaagctctagctcttgttgtgggctGATAGCTTGCTGCTGAGCGTATCCATACTCCTAGGCCCTGTCACGCGCCTCCACCTCCGCGATAGAGTTGCGCGGCTGACACCCCATTTCCTCGCAAACTCTGCTAATACAAGTTTTTCTTCGGGCTCTTGCGACTCTAAATCTGCAATCGCATCATCAATTGGAGCCATGGTTGTTGAGTTATAGCGCGTTGAAGTTATGACGCTGAGACGCGCGTTTGGTGTTCAGcgtgcacggacacgttaacCTActaacgtgtccgtgcgcgtgatgcgcggattcgcgtgatgcgcggggaacaccaaaacacgtcaaaccccttcaccttcaacacacgttaactccaccaatatggacccaattcaagctgcgattgaagatattgaaaatctagagccaggagaacagttctcgtatactaaaattgctgctaagcatggtgttgtgagatctacgttgacccgaaggcaccagggccagacaagctcagaaagagacaagaacttcaaccagcagaaactcaacccacaacaagagctagagcttgtgagatatatcgaaaagctcacaaagcgaggcattcctcctacacgagagatgatcaggaatttctcatcagaagtagcccatcagcagctcagcgagagctgggttactcgcttcatcaaccgacacgagatccatctcatctcaaagtggaccagcgccatggatcgtacgcgccacctggctgattctgagtcaaagtatagactctacttcgagctgctgcatcgaaagatcaccgaatatcacctagaggctcgagatatatacaatatggatgagaagggcttcttaattggcttgataggcagaagtaagaggatattcagcaggcgtcaatgggagaagaaggaggttcgagcatctctccaggatggatcacgcgagtttctgacagtcctggcctgctgctgcgctgatgggagctcgctgcctccagcccttatctacgcagctaaaaatggagctatacgatcgagttgggtagaagatatcaaggcaggagaacatgaggtctttgtctcatcatctccaacaggctggtcaaatgataacgtaggcctagcttggctggagcaggtgtttgatcgctctacaaagcaacgatcaggtagatggagattgctcatccttgatggccatggatctcacctcacgatggagtttattaagtactgcgatcgccataggatcctcctcatgatccttcctccccattcgacccatacgctccagccgctagatgtagtgctgttcaagccactctctcaagcctactctaacgagctcactaaccatctccataaggctcaaggccttattccaatcaagaaaggggacttcttcccgctcttctggagcgcctggatatcctccttcacagagagcctcatattgaaggccttcgaagccactgggatctggccgatgga
The sequence above is a segment of the Pyrenophora tritici-repentis strain M4 chromosome 3, whole genome shotgun sequence genome. Coding sequences within it:
- a CDS encoding Membrane-bound metallopeptidase, which gives rise to MAPIDDAIADLESQEPEEKLVLAEFARKWGEYGYAQQQAISPQQELELVRYIKTLTERGLPPTREMIRNFSSEVAHQQLSESWVTRFINRHEIHLISKWTSAMDRTRHLADSESKYRLYFELLHRKITEYHLEARDIYNMDEKGFLIGLIGRSKRIFSRRQWEKKEVRASFQDGSREFLTVLACCCADGSSLPPSLIYASAKGAIRSSWVEDIKAGEHDIFVSSSPTGWSNNNIGLAWLEQVFDRCTKQRSGRWRLLILDGHGSHVTMEFIKYCDRHRILLMILPPHSTHTLQPLDVVLFKPLSQAYSNELINHLHKAQGLVPIKKGDFFPLFWSAWISSFTENLILKAFEVTGIWPIDANVILRRFASTPEAERSSSLGLSDHDWRKIDRLVRAAVTDSHQYEARKLRSSVHHLSVQNELLKHENEGLKEALQHKKKHRKKGKALDLQQRQECHGGSVFWSPRKLREARAREAVRERDETEEKLQKAWAKKQRKEAQLQRQVELEEKRVERQRLKEMREVERAEKAAERARKVEAQHQKKYIQQAQKRKRKASQVLSPSNKRQKRAGAAHAGVQARDELSATPAQVTSRGRNVNLPQKYR